A region of Paenibacillus sp. JNUCC-31 DNA encodes the following proteins:
- a CDS encoding S-layer homology domain-containing protein, with amino-acid sequence MRIRKTGISLWIAVLVTGLLYGYGPNVHADAGGRTWEVDVTRYDGFSVIDAKPTQDGGYILAGRSGNQSALLKTDAEGKELWRKQLTEGTEPRYDVRAVIPLRDNEYMYAGIDNNDLNQSVIGKLNADQEIAFSVMVEGSVSSLLKTDHELILLTGYRRSANGELDPMAVMLNPGSSQIFNTTYAQPYNQFIHASLRSFKGTHLLGGSTQQDGVSWYTDALLTEVNVAGVQVNQRTYGTPDASETIEAMAPVNDFGYILTGNVVIGSKQEIMLLKLDANLDQEWMRTYPVGNHGVDVKLAFEGGYVVSGTDSDLNMLVLKTDEVGNMQWVHHLSEKGSGSNTKQNPDGSYSFLGGDDNGGWYGLRVAAPEQIAVDDQANLIVGTTPDMEFSTNAGVSYTSFAVEPSPIFPGNEEVWVRYRKDREQGYGAGQVRVLQFTANAADARLHRLAVNGLPLTGFDPELEEYTIQVSKDASSITVTASTYEPTASLLLDGQSAQSGQGINVPVIAPTQDVVIEVTAADRINQRNYTLHVVQETDPATGEPGGPENPENPENPENPENPENPGNPGNPGNPENPEEPPVQPGNPSEPSVPSVSSSPVGQQSTSAAPAISSNLTGLNVSPGKLEPAFSPEQFRYQLTLPADTSTVTLHWPVIGQSIMVNGSPAQQGNITLVNLNPGSNPVTIGVKGLDDEAKEYYVNIVRGETVTSESEGSVSGVDLSNVEGQPDWADRAMALAAQMGIIQGYGDGSHQPQGMLTRLEYAVMLQRILHLRVSEKGTTESGFTDQASIPAWGMEAASAMREAGIMQGYPDGQYGPDHAVTRAEMSAIMVRAFGLQHESEESTVTPFKDMDQVALWARPYVLTLQQLGIVQGRPGHTFAPRDVLTRAEAVMMLLRMQQKMN; translated from the coding sequence ATGCGGATAAGAAAGACGGGAATTAGTTTGTGGATTGCAGTATTGGTGACAGGTCTGTTATATGGGTATGGACCGAACGTGCATGCCGACGCCGGTGGTCGAACGTGGGAAGTGGATGTAACCAGATATGACGGGTTTTCGGTCATTGATGCCAAGCCAACGCAGGATGGCGGATATATTCTGGCAGGCAGGAGCGGGAATCAGAGTGCGCTGCTGAAAACGGATGCTGAAGGTAAGGAGTTATGGCGTAAACAGCTGACCGAGGGTACGGAGCCGAGATACGATGTGAGAGCTGTTATTCCGCTGCGGGACAATGAGTACATGTATGCAGGAATCGATAACAATGATCTGAATCAATCCGTCATTGGCAAACTGAATGCGGATCAGGAGATTGCCTTTTCTGTAATGGTCGAGGGCAGTGTAAGCTCCTTGCTCAAGACAGATCATGAACTGATCCTGCTAACCGGTTATCGGCGTTCTGCAAACGGTGAACTGGACCCGATGGCAGTCATGCTGAATCCAGGAAGCAGTCAGATATTTAATACAACCTATGCGCAGCCCTATAATCAATTTATACACGCCAGCCTTCGTTCCTTTAAGGGCACCCACCTGCTTGGAGGCTCGACCCAACAGGATGGAGTCAGCTGGTATACCGATGCGCTCCTGACAGAAGTGAATGTGGCAGGTGTGCAGGTCAATCAGAGAACATATGGTACACCAGATGCAAGCGAAACGATTGAGGCTATGGCACCGGTGAATGATTTTGGGTATATTCTGACGGGAAATGTGGTTATTGGCTCTAAACAGGAGATCATGCTGCTTAAACTGGATGCCAATCTGGACCAAGAGTGGATGAGGACATATCCTGTAGGAAACCATGGTGTGGACGTAAAGCTGGCTTTTGAAGGGGGATATGTGGTATCAGGCACGGATAGCGATCTGAACATGCTTGTATTGAAAACCGATGAAGTAGGCAATATGCAGTGGGTTCACCACCTATCCGAAAAGGGATCAGGTTCAAACACCAAACAAAACCCTGATGGGAGTTACTCGTTTCTAGGCGGGGATGACAATGGTGGATGGTATGGCCTTCGGGTTGCTGCGCCGGAACAAATTGCCGTGGACGATCAAGCCAATCTTATTGTAGGCACAACGCCCGACATGGAGTTTTCAACCAATGCTGGGGTGAGCTATACTTCCTTTGCCGTTGAACCATCACCGATTTTCCCCGGGAATGAAGAGGTGTGGGTAAGGTATCGGAAAGACAGGGAACAAGGTTATGGTGCGGGCCAAGTCCGGGTTCTACAATTTACTGCCAATGCAGCAGATGCCCGTTTACACAGGCTGGCTGTCAATGGATTGCCCTTGACCGGATTCGATCCCGAGCTTGAAGAGTATACAATTCAAGTCTCGAAGGATGCATCATCCATTACGGTAACAGCCAGTACGTATGAGCCCACTGCCAGCCTGCTTCTTGATGGACAGTCTGCACAATCGGGCCAGGGCATAAATGTGCCTGTAATTGCGCCAACGCAGGACGTCGTTATTGAAGTTACAGCGGCGGATAGGATCAATCAACGAAATTATACCCTGCATGTTGTTCAAGAGACTGATCCGGCTACAGGGGAACCGGGAGGGCCCGAGAACCCCGAGAACCCGGAGAACCCGGAGAACCCGGAGAACCCGGAGAACCCAGGAAATCCAGGGAATCCAGGGAATCCAGAGAATCCAGAGGAACCCCCTGTGCAGCCAGGGAATCCATCTGAACCATCGGTTCCAAGTGTTTCCTCATCTCCAGTGGGACAGCAAAGTACATCGGCTGCACCTGCCATCTCGTCCAATTTAACAGGGCTGAACGTTTCGCCAGGCAAACTTGAACCTGCATTTTCCCCGGAGCAGTTTCGCTATCAGCTAACATTGCCAGCAGATACCTCGACGGTAACCCTGCATTGGCCTGTGATCGGACAGAGTATTATGGTGAACGGCTCCCCGGCGCAGCAGGGCAATATTACGCTGGTGAACCTGAACCCTGGCAGCAATCCGGTTACGATCGGTGTCAAAGGCTTGGATGACGAGGCCAAGGAATATTACGTTAATATCGTTCGGGGTGAGACGGTGACTTCTGAATCGGAAGGCTCTGTTTCAGGTGTGGATCTGTCTAACGTTGAAGGCCAGCCGGATTGGGCTGATCGGGCGATGGCGCTTGCTGCTCAGATGGGTATCATCCAGGGATATGGGGATGGCAGCCATCAACCGCAAGGAATGCTTACGCGGCTGGAATATGCGGTTATGCTTCAGCGTATACTGCATTTGCGCGTGAGTGAAAAAGGCACAACGGAGAGCGGCTTCACTGATCAGGCATCCATCCCGGCTTGGGGGATGGAGGCTGCATCTGCGATGAGAGAAGCAGGCATTATGCAGGGCTACCCGGATGGGCAGTATGGGCCTGATCATGCCGTGACCCGGGCAGAGATGTCAGCCATTATGGTCAGAGCCTTTGGGTTGCAGCACGAATCGGAGGAATCCACAGTAACGCCATTCAAGGATATGGATCAGGTAGCCCTTTGGGCCCGTCCCTATGTGCTGACCCTGCAACAGCTCGGTATTGTCCAAGGGAGACCAGGCCATACATTTGCTCCACGGGATGTGCTTACACGGGCTGAAGCGGTCATGATGCTGCTTCGGATGCAACAGAAAATGAATTAA
- a CDS encoding pentapeptide repeat-containing protein — MSNQPSATTASPHLSADCEQCFGLCCVALPYGKSSDFAFDKSSGTPCPNLRTDHRCGIHTQLRQKGFKGCTVYDCFGAGQKLSQITYAGKDWRDHPESASEMFDCLPVLRQLHELLSYLNEMLMRPETSTLHAALRERYEEIHQLANLEPSALLRLDIPAHRAMVNELLVKASTLVRASVPPTSREHGKGKPKSQRRTGRDFLGANLAGVDLRGASFRGALMIACDLRNADLRHADWIGADLRDAHLGGADLTGGIFLTQSQINAAKGNARTKLPVHLHMPEHWSQA; from the coding sequence TTGTCTAACCAACCATCCGCCACCACAGCCAGTCCTCATTTGAGCGCGGACTGCGAGCAATGTTTCGGTCTGTGCTGTGTTGCCTTGCCCTACGGCAAATCATCCGATTTTGCTTTTGATAAATCCAGTGGTACTCCCTGTCCCAACCTGCGTACAGACCATCGCTGCGGAATCCATACCCAGCTCCGGCAAAAAGGGTTCAAGGGCTGCACCGTGTATGACTGTTTTGGCGCCGGACAGAAGCTGTCCCAGATAACCTATGCAGGCAAAGATTGGCGAGATCATCCGGAATCCGCAAGCGAGATGTTCGATTGCCTGCCTGTCCTGAGACAACTTCACGAGCTGCTCAGTTATCTGAATGAAATGCTGATGCGGCCGGAAACGTCTACACTTCATGCGGCTCTGAGAGAAAGATATGAGGAGATACATCAACTTGCCAATCTGGAACCATCGGCCCTGCTGCGCCTGGACATTCCAGCTCATCGTGCGATGGTGAACGAGCTTTTGGTCAAGGCAAGTACATTGGTACGCGCCAGTGTACCACCCACGAGTCGTGAACATGGAAAGGGAAAGCCGAAGAGCCAAAGACGTACTGGAAGAGACTTTTTAGGAGCGAATCTGGCAGGGGTTGATCTGCGAGGCGCCAGCTTCCGGGGTGCTCTGATGATCGCTTGTGATCTGCGCAATGCGGACCTGCGACATGCCGATTGGATCGGTGCCGACTTGCGTGATGCCCATCTTGGCGGAGCGGATCTGACCGGCGGTATTTTCCTGACGCAATCCCAGATCAATGCAGCTAAGGGTAACGCCCGCACCAAGCTGCCCGTCCATCTGCATATGCCTGAGCATTGGTCACAGGCATGA